In Bacteroidales bacterium, a single window of DNA contains:
- a CDS encoding patatin-like phospholipase family protein, with protein sequence MKKLLAILLLLLSTTTTIQAQKVAVVLSGGGSKGAAHVGVLKALEENQIPIDYITGTSIGAIVGGLYANGWSPKEIEDFISSNSFTDWAKGNIDEQYVYFSKQPEENASWASFRINIDSIWNFELPTSIISPGQMDFIFMEIFSQANALCKGDFDSLFVPFRCIGANITDSRAEVFRSGNLIKSIRASMTYPFYFKPITIKDKLYMDGGMYNNFPADVAFNDFKPDVIIGSKVARENAAPNPDDIFSQLENIFMAETSYELPCKKGVIIEPPIPTTNVIDFSKTSEFVKLGYDATVEIIPKIREFVTDSISIEEVNEKRTNFNNKKAPLVFNDYDVTGLNKSQKKYVLNYFPRKDTANIIKVRKSYLRLLTDHAIKNIYPMSSFNDTSGYFSLNLDVKKESNIVLKFGGLISSNPINEAFAEINYKSLQRVAITTNANLYAGRFYSSGLLGVRLDLPNLPQYALYSRVVLSQWDYFRTTSHFFEDKTPSYLVTNDHHFDCGIILPAKSKGKITLNGTAMIVNNEYFQENSFKREDIPDKTKFRAWSVWGEWERNTLNKKQYANKGTLLKLSAGFVYGKETTIPGTTSIATDTSRNKHKWFYSEFTYDNFFLTVKKFRLGWHVNMFYSNQAFFSNYTATTLFAKAFSPMPEMNTMFMPQYRAHGYGSFGLKSIYKIKDYLDFRLEAYLCQPIRDITRGPSDFFAQYGELFNSRYFVASSSIVFHSPIGPAALMLSYYDKHITPWMFSFYLGYTIFNPKALR encoded by the coding sequence ATGAAAAAACTACTTGCAATATTACTCCTTTTATTAAGCACTACCACCACTATACAAGCTCAAAAAGTTGCAGTTGTATTAAGTGGTGGTGGTTCAAAAGGTGCTGCACATGTAGGAGTACTTAAAGCTTTAGAAGAAAACCAAATCCCAATTGATTATATTACTGGAACGTCTATTGGCGCTATTGTTGGTGGACTATATGCAAACGGATGGTCGCCTAAAGAAATAGAAGATTTTATTTCTTCCAATAGTTTCACAGACTGGGCTAAAGGCAACATTGACGAACAATATGTGTATTTTTCAAAACAGCCAGAAGAAAATGCGTCGTGGGCATCTTTTCGCATTAATATTGACAGTATCTGGAATTTCGAATTGCCAACAAGTATAATTTCTCCCGGACAAATGGATTTTATTTTTATGGAGATTTTTTCTCAAGCAAATGCACTTTGCAAAGGAGATTTCGACTCTCTTTTTGTCCCTTTTAGATGTATCGGAGCTAATATTACAGATTCTCGTGCCGAAGTTTTCAGAAGTGGAAACCTAATCAAGTCCATTAGAGCGTCTATGACCTATCCTTTTTATTTCAAGCCCATTACAATAAAAGATAAATTGTATATGGATGGTGGAATGTATAATAATTTTCCAGCAGATGTTGCTTTCAATGACTTCAAACCAGATGTTATCATTGGTTCAAAAGTAGCTCGGGAAAATGCAGCTCCAAACCCAGACGATATATTTTCTCAATTAGAAAATATTTTCATGGCTGAAACATCGTATGAATTACCTTGCAAAAAAGGTGTTATTATTGAGCCACCAATACCAACTACAAATGTTATTGATTTTTCAAAAACATCAGAATTTGTAAAATTAGGATATGATGCTACTGTTGAAATAATACCAAAAATACGCGAATTTGTAACAGATAGCATTTCTATTGAAGAAGTTAATGAAAAGCGAACTAATTTTAATAATAAAAAAGCACCTTTGGTTTTCAATGATTATGATGTAACTGGATTAAATAAAAGTCAAAAAAAATATGTTTTAAATTATTTTCCACGAAAAGACACAGCAAATATTATAAAAGTTAGAAAAAGTTATTTAAGATTATTAACTGACCATGCTATAAAAAATATTTATCCAATGTCATCTTTTAACGATACTTCTGGATATTTTTCTCTTAATTTGGATGTTAAAAAAGAATCAAATATAGTTCTAAAGTTCGGAGGTTTAATTTCGTCAAATCCTATTAATGAGGCTTTTGCTGAAATAAATTACAAAAGTTTGCAGCGTGTTGCTATAACTACAAATGCCAATTTATATGCCGGCAGATTTTATAGTTCTGGACTTTTAGGCGTAAGGCTAGACCTCCCTAATCTTCCACAATACGCTTTATATAGTAGAGTTGTTCTAAGCCAATGGGATTATTTCCGAACAACATCTCATTTTTTTGAAGATAAAACGCCCAGCTACTTAGTTACAAACGACCATCATTTTGATTGTGGCATTATATTACCAGCCAAAAGCAAAGGCAAAATCACATTAAATGGAACTGCCATGATTGTTAACAATGAATATTTTCAAGAAAACTCTTTCAAACGCGAAGATATTCCAGATAAAACAAAATTTAGAGCTTGGAGCGTATGGGGCGAATGGGAAAGAAATACTCTTAATAAAAAGCAATATGCTAATAAAGGCACACTTTTGAAATTATCAGCTGGATTTGTATATGGAAAGGAAACTACTATACCGGGCACTACGTCAATTGCAACAGATACTTCACGCAACAAACATAAGTGGTTTTATTCCGAATTCACTTACGACAACTTTTTCTTAACTGTTAAAAAATTTAGATTAGGCTGGCATGTTAATATGTTTTACTCCAATCAAGCATTCTTTAGCAATTATACAGCTACTACATTATTTGCAAAAGCTTTTTCTCCTATGCCCGAAATGAACACAATGTTTATGCCTCAATACAGAGCACATGGCTATGGAAGCTTTGGATTAAAATCTATTTATAAAATTAAAGATTATTTAGATTTTAGGCTTGAAG